The following is a genomic window from Pirellulales bacterium.
CAGCGACGTTTGCAAGCATTGTGCAAACGCGGGCTGCGTTCAAGCTTGCCCCACGGGAGCGCTTTTTCATACCGAGTTTGGCACCGTGGTCGTGCAGCAGGATATTTGCAATGGCTGTGGCTATTGCATTCCTTCTTGCCCGTTCGGCGTCGTCGCGTTAAATCTCGACGACGGCCGGGCTCACAAGTGCACGCTGTGCTACGACCGGCTGAAAGGGGGCCTCGAACCGGCCTGCGCGAAATCTTGTCCGACCGACTCGATCGAGTTCGGTCCCGTGAGCCAGTTGCGTGAAAAGGCCGAACGGCGCGTTTCCCACCTGCACCAACGCGGCGTGAATAATGCGTATCTCTATGGAACTCCTGGAAGCCATGGAACTAGCGGCGGGATCGAGCGGCTCAACTCGATTTCGCTTTTGCTCGATCGACCCGAAACCTACAACCTTCCCGCCGCGCCGACATTGCCCAGCACGCGAATCAAGCCCGGCTTCATTGCCGGCCTATTGACAATGGCCGCTGTCGCCCTGTCGGCATTGGCGGCATTCGACGACCGCCGTTCGAATAGCCAGCGTTAAGGCCGATCGCAACCTCCGCCGCACATCGAGCGATTCCATGGCAGCCAGAACAACCGTTTCATCACGCACGCCGACCTCGAACGAGTCGAACGGTTCCATGCCAGAAGTGGCCTCGGCGACTTCCACTCAAAGCGGATCGCTGTCGGGGCCGCGAGGGACGTTGCCCTACGACGGCACAACCTACTATGGCCAGCCGGCCGTCAAAAAAAGTCATTATGGCTGGCTGATCGTCAGCTACTTTTTCGTCGGCGGTTTGGCGGGCTGTTCACAATTGATCGCTGCGATCGCCGACCTGAGAGGCCATCAAAAGAACAAATCGATCGTTCGGGCCGGGCGCTACCTTGGGTTTGCCGGTTCGCTGCTAAGTCCCGCATTGCTCGTCGCCGATCTGCACACGCCGCGGCGGTGGCTGAATATGCTGCGAATTTTTCGTCCGACCTCGGCGATGTCGATCGGGGCGTGGACGTTGGCGGCATTCGGCACTTTCAGCGGTTTCACCGCCGTGGGACAGCTTCTCAGTGATTTGTTCCACTTGCGGTTCGGCCGATGGATTGCCCGGCTGTGCGGGATTCCCGCGGCGGTGGCGGGCACGGTCATGTCGTTCTACACCGGCGTGCTTCTTTCGGCGACCAGCACTCCGCTATGGGCCGCCGCTCCGCGGCTGTTGCCAGCGCTGTTCGGCAGCTCGGCCGCCTCAACGGCCGCAGCCGCCGTGGAACTAACGAGCCGTCGGCTTGGTCAGACGCCCGACGAGAAACACCGACTCGCTGGATTCTCGTTACTGGCAAGCGCCCTAGAACTATCGCTCTCGACGGCGCTGCGGTTGCATTGGCGCAAGAATCATCTCGACGCTCCGCTCGCCGAACTTCCGCTTCCGAATGCCTTTATCACGGCGGCTGCCGTTGGCGCTGCCATCCCCTTGGCGATGCATGCCCATAGCGTTTGTTCTGGCCGAATCAGCGCAAAATCGGCGACCACCGCTGCGGTGCTCGCCCTGGCGGGAGGCTATGCTCTGCGAGCAGCGATCCTTTTCGCCGGTAACCGCTCGGCGGATCGTCCGACCGACTACTTCAATCTCTGCCAACCGAACACACACCAGGCAATGCATTAGGCGATTTATGCCCGAAGCCTCCGCGTCGTCGGCCGCCGACACGGCATTGAATCAATTCGTCGATGAAGTGCTTGAGAAGCTGCGCCTTTCGCTGAGCGAGGGCTCGAAGAGCATCGAGCAAGACCTGCGCGGGGCGCAGATCGCCTGCACTCAATATCGCGACGAATTGATTCGTCGTCTGCGAAAGCGTGCGGACAATGACGGTCGAACCGATATCCCCGAGCGGCTGGACGAAGCGAATATCGTGCTTTCGCTGATCGCGACCGTGGAATATCCTCTGCAGGGCTTCCGCACGCGGACGCTCGAAGACGCGATCAAACTGCTTGAATCTCGCCGCAATCGACCATAGCATTGTCCGACGGACGACACTTTCACGCCAACCGCAGTCCCTGCGGCAGGCTTTCGCCGAAGATCATTCCTTGCTCGGCCGCTTCCAACTCGCCCCCTTCGGCGACCAATTGCCGGAAGTGAGGCGGAGACTGTCTCGCCGCAAGCCACCCCAGCGCTTCGGCTCGTAAATTTTCCGAGATGTCGCGATAGCGGTCGCCGGTTTTGCGGCACAGTTGCATCAGCGCGAGCGGCGCCGTTTCGACTTCCTGCCGCATGGCCATCATTCGATCGGCCCATTGCTCGGCCACTTCGGCCGGCACGACAGTATTCAGCGGACCGTAAAGCGGCACACGCGCTCCAATGCGTCCCAACGACCAAACGGCCGCGTTCATCACCGCCGCGATCTTCTCCCGCGGCGCGAGTTCGGCCACCAGACCGCCCAATTCCACCTTTTCGCCAACGCCGAGCAACTCGAGC
Proteins encoded in this region:
- a CDS encoding 4Fe-4S dicluster domain-containing protein encodes the protein MDTVSSRALDYSQTILPAMIPREAELTVGLTIEAGQEYGFFTDSTLCIGCKACEVACKEWNALPADNRKMTGFSYDNTGSLSATTWRHVNFIEQIAPVDQSIQPDVSRVGPLQLDPPSLPGFLPDLALLRASDQDGERSALQRPAIENRWLMHSDVCKHCANAGCVQACPTGALFHTEFGTVVVQQDICNGCGYCIPSCPFGVVALNLDDGRAHKCTLCYDRLKGGLEPACAKSCPTDSIEFGPVSQLREKAERRVSHLHQRGVNNAYLYGTPGSHGTSGGIERLNSISLLLDRPETYNLPAAPTLPSTRIKPGFIAGLLTMAAVALSALAAFDDRRSNSQR
- the nrfD gene encoding NrfD/PsrC family molybdoenzyme membrane anchor subunit; translated protein: MPEVASATSTQSGSLSGPRGTLPYDGTTYYGQPAVKKSHYGWLIVSYFFVGGLAGCSQLIAAIADLRGHQKNKSIVRAGRYLGFAGSLLSPALLVADLHTPRRWLNMLRIFRPTSAMSIGAWTLAAFGTFSGFTAVGQLLSDLFHLRFGRWIARLCGIPAAVAGTVMSFYTGVLLSATSTPLWAAAPRLLPALFGSSAASTAAAAVELTSRRLGQTPDEKHRLAGFSLLASALELSLSTALRLHWRKNHLDAPLAELPLPNAFITAAAVGAAIPLAMHAHSVCSGRISAKSATTAAVLALAGGYALRAAILFAGNRSADRPTDYFNLCQPNTHQAMH